The proteins below come from a single Alligator mississippiensis isolate rAllMis1 chromosome 2, rAllMis1, whole genome shotgun sequence genomic window:
- the RNF141 gene encoding RING finger protein 141, whose product MGQHFSNQTQTVINKIPEKVAKHAALVRESGFLTYEEFLGRVAELNDVTAKLASGQDKHLLFEVQPGSDSSALWKVAVRIVCTKINKTSGIVEASRIMNLYQFIQLYKDITSQAAGVLAQSSASGGTAETFTSVSSCQASLWMGRVKQLTDEEECCICMDGRADLILPCAHSFCQKCIDKWSDRHRNCPICRLQVTGANDSWVVSDAPTEDDVASYILNMVDEAGQPHRP is encoded by the exons ATGGGTCAGCACTTTTCAAATCAGACACAAACTGTTATTAACAAGATACCAGAAAAGGTAGCAAAACATGCAGCTCTGGTTCGCGAAAGTGGTTTCCTGACATATGAAGAGTTTCTGGGAAGAGTAGCTGAACTTAATGATGT AACGGCAAAGTTGGCTTCTGGACAAGACAAACATCTATTATTTGAGGTGCAGCCAGGTTCTGATTCCTCTGCTTTGTGGAAGGTGGCAGTTCGGATAGTCTGTACTAAA ATAAACAAAACAAGTGGCATCGTAGAAGCTTCAAGAATCATGAACCTGTATCAGTTCATTCAGCTTTATAAAGACATCACCAGTCAAGCAGCAGGAGTTCTTGCGCAGAGCAGTGCCTCTGGAGGAACTGCTGAGACTTTCACATCTGTGTCATCTTGTCAGGCCAGTTTATGGATGGGAAG GGTTAAACAGCTGACTGATGAAGAAGAATGTTGCATCTGTATGGATGGACGTGCTGACCTTATCCTACCATGTGCTCACAGCTTCTGTCAGAAATGCATTGATAAATG GAGCGATCGTCACAGGAACTGTCCTATCTGCCGTCTTCAGGTGACTGGGGCAAACGATTCTTGGGTTGTGTCGGATGCGCCTACAGAAGATGATGTTGCTAGCTACATACTTAATATGGTAGATGAAGCAGGGCAGCCTCACAGACCCTGA